One genomic segment of Luteibaculum oceani includes these proteins:
- the serS gene encoding serine--tRNA ligase, protein MLEIPYIRQNKDQVIKALQKRGIDASADIDNLISADDRRKEFQVKTDGIQAEIKSLSKSIGGLFKEGKTEEANQQKERVASLKEELNAIKEQAQQNEDAIKKHLYDLPNAPHDSVPPGKSDADNEVISENKSEINLPTNAKPHWELCEEHNLIDFELGVKITGAGFPVYRGKGAKLQRALIQYFLDKADQAGYEEMIPPHVVNEASGIGTGQLPDKEGQMYHVGTDDLYLIPTAEVPLTNVYRDVLIKDDKELPIKICGYTPCFRREAGSYGKDVRGLNRLHQFDKVEIVRIEKPEDSFNALDEMISHVENILKELELPYRILRLCGGDLGFASSITYDFEVYSAAQERWLEVSSVSNFKSFQSNRLKLRFKNQEGKNTLLHTLNGSALALPRILAAILENYQTEDGINIPKVLQRYVGFEKI, encoded by the coding sequence ATGTTAGAAATTCCATACATAAGACAAAATAAGGATCAGGTTATCAAAGCCTTGCAAAAAAGAGGTATTGATGCAAGTGCCGACATTGACAACTTGATATCTGCCGATGATAGAAGGAAAGAGTTCCAGGTAAAAACCGACGGAATCCAAGCAGAAATCAAAAGCTTATCTAAAAGTATTGGTGGTCTATTTAAAGAGGGAAAAACTGAAGAAGCCAACCAACAAAAAGAACGTGTGGCTTCTTTAAAGGAAGAACTAAACGCAATAAAAGAACAGGCACAACAAAACGAAGATGCCATTAAAAAGCATCTATACGATTTACCAAATGCTCCCCATGACTCTGTTCCCCCTGGAAAATCGGACGCAGACAATGAAGTTATTTCTGAGAACAAATCAGAAATAAATCTTCCAACTAACGCAAAGCCTCATTGGGAATTATGCGAAGAGCATAATCTTATCGATTTTGAATTGGGTGTTAAAATTACGGGAGCAGGGTTTCCTGTTTACCGTGGAAAGGGAGCAAAACTTCAGCGTGCGCTAATCCAATATTTTTTGGATAAGGCCGACCAGGCTGGCTACGAGGAAATGATTCCTCCTCACGTAGTTAATGAGGCTTCTGGAATTGGTACTGGACAATTACCTGATAAAGAGGGGCAGATGTACCACGTAGGTACCGATGATCTTTATTTAATCCCCACTGCAGAAGTTCCACTAACCAATGTTTACAGGGATGTTTTAATAAAAGACGACAAAGAACTCCCCATAAAAATTTGCGGTTACACCCCTTGTTTTAGAAGAGAGGCAGGTTCATACGGAAAGGATGTTCGTGGACTAAATAGACTGCACCAATTCGATAAGGTGGAGATTGTTCGTATTGAAAAACCAGAAGATTCATTCAACGCACTTGATGAAATGATTTCGCATGTAGAAAACATCCTTAAGGAGTTGGAACTTCCCTACAGAATACTGCGCCTTTGCGGTGGAGACTTAGGGTTTGCCAGTTCCATAACATACGATTTCGAAGTTTATTCTGCAGCCCAAGAAAGATGGTTAGAAGTGAGTTCCGTTTCCAACTTTAAAAGCTTCCAATCTAACCGATTAAAGCTTAGATTTAAAAACCAAGAAGGAAAAAACACCCTGCTTCATACCCTAAATGGTAGTGCATTGGCTTTACCAAGAATTTTGGCAGCCATACTGGAAAACTACCAAACTGAAGACGGTATTAATATTCCTAAAGTACTACAACGCTATGTTGGATTTGAAAAAATTTAA
- the rplU gene encoding 50S ribosomal protein L21: protein MYAIVDIAGQQLKVEKDQKLFVNRLEGSEGDKLNFDNVLLVDKDGETTIGAPKVDGASVEVEVLQHLKGDKVIVFKKKRRKGYRVKNGHRQSLSEIKITGINA, encoded by the coding sequence ATGTACGCGATTGTTGATATTGCTGGACAACAGCTAAAAGTAGAGAAGGATCAGAAGTTATTTGTTAACCGCCTAGAAGGTAGTGAAGGTGACAAGTTAAACTTTGATAATGTGCTTCTAGTGGACAAAGATGGAGAGACCACGATAGGTGCACCTAAAGTAGATGGAGCTTCAGTAGAAGTTGAAGTACTTCAGCACTTAAAAGGTGACAAAGTAATCGTTTTCAAGAAGAAAAGGAGAAAAGGTTACAGAGTGAAAAATGGTCACCGTCAGTCACTAAGTGAAATTAAAATTACAGGAATTAACGCATAA
- the rpmA gene encoding 50S ribosomal protein L27, translated as MAHKKGVGSSKNGRESESKRLGIKIFGGQAAKAGNIIVRQRGTKHHPGANVGMGKDHTLFALESGTVVFRKTKNNKSTVSVEAAEN; from the coding sequence ATGGCTCATAAGAAAGGTGTCGGTAGTTCGAAGAACGGTAGAGAATCAGAAAGTAAACGACTAGGAATTAAAATATTCGGAGGTCAAGCTGCCAAAGCAGGGAATATTATAGTACGTCAGCGTGGAACTAAGCACCACCCTGGAGCAAACGTAGGAATGGGTAAAGACCATACTCTTTTTGCTTTAGAGAGCGGAACTGTAGTATTCAGAAAGACAAAAAATAATAAGTCGACTGTTTCAGTAGAAGCTGCAGAAAACTAA
- a CDS encoding DUF4286 family protein translates to MEKIIYNVTVNIDHDVHDDWVSWMKEVHIPDVMATKCFLESRFCNVLSDHEQGGVTYSIQYLAASEADLNRYQKEFAPKLQQEHTAKYNGKFAAFRTLLKMVDQF, encoded by the coding sequence ATGGAAAAAATAATTTACAACGTAACTGTAAACATAGACCATGATGTGCATGACGATTGGGTTTCATGGATGAAAGAAGTTCATATTCCCGATGTTATGGCTACCAAATGTTTTCTTGAAAGTAGATTTTGCAATGTCCTTTCAGATCATGAACAGGGTGGTGTTACCTATTCAATTCAGTACTTAGCTGCTAGCGAAGCTGATTTAAATCGCTACCAAAAAGAGTTTGCTCCAAAACTTCAGCAGGAACATACTGCCAAATACAACGGGAAATTTGCAGCCTTTAGAACGCTTTTAAAAATGGTTGATCAATTTTAA
- the rsmA gene encoding 16S rRNA (adenine(1518)-N(6)/adenine(1519)-N(6))-dimethyltransferase RsmA: MGVKAKKHLGQHFLADASIAKAIADAIPSNLVSNILEVGPGTGALTQHLFSRDEKLVLSEIDRESVAYLDENFVDQQFEIVQKSFLDADWESWIDGPFVVCGNFPYNISSQIVFKILEMKAAVPCAVGMFQKEVAERICAGPGSKTYGVISVLTQAYYHCEYLFTVPENVFIPPPKVKSGVLRMTIKESPITCDHQKFRQVVKATFNQRRKTIRNGLKSLGAEIPDNEYLQKRPEQLSVEDFEDLTKIIFPG, encoded by the coding sequence ATGGGAGTAAAAGCAAAAAAACACCTTGGGCAGCACTTCCTTGCAGATGCCAGCATTGCAAAAGCTATTGCCGATGCTATCCCATCAAATTTAGTTTCTAATATCCTAGAAGTGGGACCGGGAACCGGTGCCCTAACCCAACACTTGTTCTCTAGAGATGAAAAATTGGTGCTATCTGAAATAGACCGAGAATCGGTAGCCTACCTAGATGAAAATTTTGTAGATCAACAGTTTGAAATTGTTCAAAAAAGTTTTTTGGATGCCGATTGGGAATCTTGGATAGACGGACCATTTGTTGTGTGTGGAAATTTCCCGTACAACATTTCCAGTCAAATTGTATTTAAAATCCTAGAGATGAAAGCAGCAGTTCCATGTGCTGTGGGAATGTTTCAAAAAGAAGTTGCGGAAAGAATTTGTGCGGGACCGGGATCCAAAACTTATGGTGTAATTTCTGTTTTAACCCAGGCCTATTATCACTGCGAGTATCTATTTACTGTTCCTGAGAATGTTTTTATTCCACCTCCAAAAGTAAAATCAGGGGTGCTGCGCATGACAATTAAAGAAAGTCCCATTACCTGCGACCATCAAAAATTTAGACAAGTTGTAAAGGCCACTTTCAACCAAAGAAGAAAGACCATTAGAAACGGCTTAAAATCTTTGGGCGCAGAAATTCCAGACAACGAATATTTGCAGAAAAGACCTGAGCAATTAAGCGTTGAAGATTTCGAAGATTTGACTAAAATTATTTTCCCCGGTTAG
- a CDS encoding tetratricopeptide repeat protein: protein MRYLFLSIFIILFSLPGIAQQTDREFAEYYYQQKEFEKAELYFSKLYEEKGGLFYYTRLLTCLEQQESWDKAIELVKDWIKKEQSQTGQEYFDLAILYHKTKDEKQRDKFLEKGLDELKYNRGTVSTVGRKLESAALYRWAKSLYLNAREKDNQYGYHLELAGLYGVQGETKAMVEAYVSLVQENPAYQNSIQSALIRYLSFTEDEDQAELLRQILIERVQKNPDNKSLNELLIWYYYQMSDFAPAFAQVRALDMRYKEGGGRVLDYAQLAARNGEYGAAYRAYDYLLETYKDEKTQLLVLTERAKAAYLELQNIPHTKPEDVARVRDAFDLAVNTLGENPTTASLLIDYADFTLKYGAGENAAMSLLEKVIEMPNLYKKVVALAKLRLGDILLIKGEIWDAALLYGQVDKDFKEDELGSEARLRNAKIAFYTGDFAWAQAQLDILKAATSDLISNDAIELSLLISNNFNLDTVTEPLELYAAADLLIVQNKLDQADSILTKLTNKYPRHSLTDEVYMARYKMAMKGENYDMALSYLKKIIDEHPTDLLGDNALYLMAELYLNKMNNEEEATKLYERILLEFPGSLFSIDARKKYRRLRGDIQFEG, encoded by the coding sequence ATGCGATACCTTTTTCTTTCAATTTTTATTATTCTTTTTTCCTTGCCTGGAATTGCGCAGCAAACTGATCGTGAGTTTGCCGAGTATTATTACCAGCAAAAGGAATTTGAAAAAGCCGAGTTATATTTCTCAAAACTCTATGAAGAAAAGGGGGGATTATTCTATTACACACGTTTACTTACCTGTTTAGAACAGCAAGAATCTTGGGATAAGGCCATAGAGCTGGTTAAGGACTGGATTAAAAAAGAGCAAAGTCAAACAGGACAAGAATATTTCGATCTCGCCATTTTGTATCACAAAACTAAGGATGAGAAACAGCGAGATAAATTCCTCGAAAAAGGATTAGATGAGTTAAAATACAATCGTGGGACAGTTAGTACTGTGGGTAGAAAGCTGGAATCTGCCGCCCTATACAGGTGGGCAAAATCACTGTATCTGAATGCTCGCGAAAAGGATAATCAATATGGTTATCACCTAGAATTAGCTGGTCTTTATGGAGTTCAGGGTGAAACAAAAGCCATGGTTGAAGCCTACGTTTCTCTTGTCCAAGAAAACCCAGCATATCAAAACTCCATTCAATCGGCTTTAATAAGATATTTAAGCTTTACAGAAGACGAGGATCAAGCAGAACTTTTAAGGCAAATCCTAATTGAACGGGTTCAAAAGAATCCAGACAATAAATCTCTCAACGAATTACTGATCTGGTATTACTATCAAATGTCCGACTTTGCGCCTGCTTTTGCCCAAGTTCGTGCATTAGATATGCGCTACAAAGAAGGTGGAGGACGCGTTTTAGATTATGCCCAACTCGCTGCTCGCAATGGGGAATATGGAGCTGCATATCGAGCTTACGATTATTTACTAGAGACCTACAAGGATGAAAAAACCCAATTATTGGTCTTAACTGAGCGTGCAAAAGCCGCCTACCTTGAGTTACAAAATATACCACACACCAAACCAGAAGATGTTGCCAGGGTTCGTGATGCCTTCGATTTGGCGGTAAACACCTTGGGAGAAAATCCAACAACCGCATCACTCCTTATAGATTATGCCGATTTCACCTTAAAATATGGTGCTGGAGAAAATGCAGCCATGTCGCTTTTAGAAAAGGTAATTGAAATGCCTAATCTTTACAAAAAGGTAGTGGCTTTAGCCAAACTAAGGCTTGGCGATATACTTCTTATCAAAGGCGAAATTTGGGATGCCGCTTTACTCTACGGCCAGGTGGATAAGGATTTTAAAGAGGATGAATTAGGTTCTGAAGCGCGGTTGAGAAATGCCAAAATTGCATTCTACACTGGGGACTTTGCATGGGCCCAAGCTCAATTGGATATCCTAAAAGCAGCAACTTCAGATTTAATTAGCAATGATGCTATTGAATTGTCCCTATTGATTTCCAATAATTTTAATTTGGATACCGTAACGGAACCCCTTGAGTTGTATGCCGCGGCAGATTTATTGATCGTACAAAACAAGCTTGATCAAGCAGACTCTATACTTACCAAGCTCACCAATAAGTACCCTAGACACTCTTTAACCGATGAAGTTTATATGGCGCGTTATAAGATGGCCATGAAAGGGGAAAATTACGATATGGCATTGTCCTACCTTAAAAAAATTATAGATGAGCATCCAACCGATTTACTTGGCGACAATGCCTTATACCTGATGGCAGAGCTCTACTTGAATAAAATGAATAACGAGGAAGAGGCTACCAAGCTTTACGAAAGAATTCTTCTAGAATTTCCTGGTAGCCTATTTTCCATAGACGCTCGTAAAAAATACCGTCGATTACGAGGAGATATACAATTTGAAGGATAG